A window of Primulina tabacum isolate GXHZ01 chromosome 4, ASM2559414v2, whole genome shotgun sequence contains these coding sequences:
- the LOC142541713 gene encoding NAC domain-containing protein 1-like, with translation MVGRNCKELPPGFRFHPTDEELIMCYLRNQATSRPCPISNIIPEVDIYKFDPWELPEKAEVGENEWYFFTPLDRKYPNGVRPNRAAVSGYWKATGTDKAIYSGSSYVGIKKALVFYKGKPPKGMKTDWIMHEYRLIDSKSIPNKQNGSMRLDDWVLCRIYKKKNLGKPDDQRVENTFTQIPCTNEPQVPQKLIPRNLSLSDHLWEFDYINSISQLMHENSYILPFNVQETTSNINNVNVPRNAENQITRVQHPFTSSATNFQGNQQPIFVNPMYEFQ, from the exons atggtAGGACGAAATTGCAAAGAGCTTCCTCCTGGATTTAGATTTCATCCCACTGACGAAGAGTTAATTATGTGTTATCTTCGAAACCAGGCTACATCGAGGCCATGCCCTATTTCCAATATTATTCCTGAAGTCGATATCTACAAATTTGATCCTTGGGAACTACCTG AGAAAGCCGAAGTTGGAGAGAACGAATGGTACTTCTTCACCCCGCTAGATAGGAAATACCCGAATGGTGTGCGCCCGAACCGAGCTGCGGTTTCGGGGTACTGGAAAGCCACAGGCACAGATAAAGCCATATACAGTGGATCAAGTTATGTTGGGATCAAGAAAGCCCTTGTATTTTACAAGGGTAAGCCACCCAAGGGTATGAAGACTGATTGGATCATGCATGAATATCGATTGATCGACTCGAAATCGATTCCCAACAAACAAAATGGATCTATGAGG TTGGATGATTGGGTGCTATGTAGGATCTACAAGAAGAAGAACTTGGGAAAACCCGATGATCAAAGGGTTGAGAACACATTCACTCAAATCCCATGTACCAATGAGCCCCAAGTACcccaaaaattaattcccaGAAATTTATCGCTAAGCGATCACTTATGGGAGTTCGATTATATAAATTCGATCTCCCAACTTATGCATGAAAACTCGTACATTTTACCCTTCAATGTTCAAGAAACAACTAGCAACATCAACAATGTGAATGTTCCGCGCAACGCCGAGAATCAAATAACACGAGTGCAACATCCATTCACAAGTAGTGCAACGAATTTTCAAGGGAATCAGCAGCCAATTTTTGTGAATCCAATGTATGAATTCCAGTGA